From Natator depressus isolate rNatDep1 chromosome 7, rNatDep2.hap1, whole genome shotgun sequence, the proteins below share one genomic window:
- the LOC141991302 gene encoding uncharacterized protein LOC141991302 produces MSWPGETWQEGLPARALQGVRELEQRLEWAHKERLQKQAQLDTLEAALHKQRQKHEEERGTWALLARERRDLAEACEQQERKHQQLSRELQAKGAQLSQLEGQLGRAAQRIEELEEELRRCQAELDNLRSSTNLTHCWPPRKEGAELGTWAQNPRLENRPRTPSMRLQPSSPKLGEEPLVHRGAAWHSVPPGGPAPTEDSQRIPSHREEPREENSGLGRGPPDVEAWELRGGLQSVQRELAQCTEQRDQAVAKVSALERRVQQLLEELRGQRQRAGAAQRRLEQQEREHRQELAELERHHREVLEQQGTRSNIPAPPHRPPNKVRGVLGLGGSERERRPPGCVRRSLSTSRLERVPEKRGAAGKVRGSSAQGPQAVGKLVPGGERGQEPEPLPELQALRAEVLGLHRRLAASESLRKGLLETCWQLRQGARDLAGERRALAKMLPAQDATMQRKEAAQELHGAPGPSPAKGEGRELQALAVELEAQVWGAPGPGLPRGDAQKVGELQVLQGELRALALGKAEAEAQAAQAQERLRRLQETLGLQTERLALACEAQSQHVAELLTEGYERERELERLGQALGEAGRVRGLLEAELR; encoded by the exons ATGAGCTGGCCGGGCGAGACTTGGCAGGAGGGGCTGCCGGCACGGGCACTGCAGGGGGTGAGGGAGCTGGAGCAGCGCCTGGAGTGGGCCCACAAGGAGCGGCTCCAGAAGCAAGCACAGCTGGACACACTGGAGGCCGCGCTACACAAGCAGAGGCAGAAG CATGAGGAGGAGCGTGGCACATGGGCGCTGCTGGCCCGGGAGCGGCGGGACCTGGCTGAGGCCTGCGAGCAGCAGGAGCGTAAGCACCAGCAACTGAGCCGGGAGCTCCAGGCCAAGGGGGCGCAGCTGAGccagctggaggggcagctgggccggGCCGCCCAGCGCAttgaggagctggaggaggagctgcggAG GTGCCAGGCAGAGCTGGATAACCTGCGGTCAAGCACCAACCTGACCCATTGCTGGCCCCCCCGGAAGGAAG GGGCTGAGCTGGGCACTTGGGCGCAAAACCCCAGACTAGAGAACAGACCCCGAACACCCAGCATGAGA TTGCAGCCCAGCAGCCCCAAGTTGGGGGAGGAGCCGCTCGTACATCGAGGGGCTGCCTGGCACAGTGTCCCTCctggtggccctgcccccacagaagACAGTCAGAGGATCCCATCCCATAGGGAGGAACCTAGAGAGGAGAATTCAG ggctggggcgcggACCCCCTGACGTGGAGGCCTGGGAATTGAGGGGGGGACTGCAGTCAGTGCAGCGGGAGTTGGCCCAGTGCACAGAGCAGCGTGACCAGGCAGTCGCTAAG gtgagtgccctggaACGGCGGGTGCAGCAGCTATTGGAGGAGTTGAGGGGCcagaggcagagagcaggggccGCGCAGCGCCGCCTGGAGCAGCAGGAAAGGGAGCACCGGCAG GAGCTGGCAGAGCTGGAGAGGCACCATCGGGAAGTGCTGGAGCAGCAGGGTACCCGGTCGAATATCCCTGCGCCCCCCCACCGCCCACCAAATAAGGTGAGGGGGGTGTTG GGCCTGGGAGGATCGGAGCGGGAGCGGCGCCCCCCAGGCTGTGTCCGGCGCAGCCTCAGCACCTCCCGGCTGGAGCGGGTGCCCGAGAAACGAGGGGCAGCTGGGAAGGTCAGAG GTTCCTCAGCACAGGGTCCCCAAGCCGTGGGCAAGCTGGTGCCCGGTGGGGAGCGGGGCCAGGAGCCagagcccctcccagagctgcaggCCCTGAGGGCTGAGGTGTTGGGGCTGCACCGGCGCCTGGCTGCCTCTGAGAGCCTGCGCAAGGGGCTGCTGGAAACCTGCTGGCAGCTGCGCCAAGGCGCCCGGGACCTGGCTGGGGAGCGCCGGGCACTGGCCAAGATGCTGCCGGCCCAGGATGCCACCATGCAGCGCAAGGAGGCGGCCCAGGAGCTGCATGGGGCACCAGGGCCCAGCCCGgccaaaggggaggggagggaactgCAGGCCCTGGCTGTGGAGTTGGAGGCTCAGGTCTGGGGTGCACCAGGGCCCGGCCTGCCTCGGGGGGATGCTCAGaaggtgggggagctgcaggtgctgcaGGGGGAGTTGAGGGCCCTGGCCCTGGGCAAGGCTGAGGCAGAGGCCCAGGCGGCCCAGGCCCAGGAGCGGCTGCGGCGGCTCCAGGAGACATTGGGGTTGCAGACAGAGCGGCTGGCACTGGCCTGTGAGGCCCAGAGCCAGCATGTGGCAGAGCTGCTGACGGAGGGGTATGAGCGGGAGCGGGAGCTGGAGCGCCTGGGCCAGGCGCTGGGGGAAGCGGGCCGGGTCCGCGGGCTGCTGGAGGCTGAG CTCCGCTGA